The nucleotide window CGCGACGATCCCCGAGGAGGCAGCCGAAGACGTCGGCAAGCGCGCGAACGGCGAGCGGACGCCCCAGTCCGAGATCGACGACCGCATCGTCGCCCACGCCGAGGCGGGCCGCGAGGTCGTCCGCCTCAAGGGCGGCGATCCGACGGTGTTCGGGCGCGCCGGTGCCGAGTTGTCGACCTGCATCGCGGCGAAGATTCCCGTCGAGGTCGTCCCCGGCGTCACCTCCGCGATCGCTGGCCCCGCGCTCGCGGGGATTCCCGTCACGCATCGCGATCACGCCTCCTCGGTGACGGTCGTCACGGGCCACGAAGCGCCCGACGCGGATGCGCCGCCGATCGACTGGGAAGCGCTCGCCCAGTCGGGCGGCACCATCGTCGTGCTCATGGGCGTCGGGTCGCTCGACGAGTACACCGCCGCCCTCGCCGACGGTGGCCTTGACCCCTCGACGCCGGTCGCGCTGATCGAGCGGGCGTCCTGGCCGGACCAGCGCGCCGTCACGGGCACGCTCGAGACGATCGTCGGCGTGCGCGATCGCGAGGGCGTCGAACCGCCGGCCGTGACTGTGATCGGTGACGTCGTCGAGGCGATCGAGTCATGAGGCCTCGCGTCGCGATCTTCCGCCCCGACGACGGCCGTCTCGAAGCCACGGCCGATCGGATTCGCGCCCACGACTGCGAGCCAGTCTGCGATCCGATGCTCGCCGTCGAGCCGACGGGCGCGACTCCGCCCGCCGCCGATCTCGTGGTCGTCACGAGCGTGACTGGCGCGCGATTGCTCGACGAGGCGGACTGGCCAGCGGACGCACCGATCGCCGCGATCGGCCCCGCGACCGCCGACGCGCTCCGCGCGCACGGCTATCGGGTCGATGTCGTCCCCGGGACGTACTCCTCGGCGGGTCTCGTGACGGCGCTGGCCGACCGCGTCGCGGGCGACCGGGTCGTGCTCGCCCGTAGCGACCGGGGGAGCGGGGTCCTGCCCGAGGGGCTTCGCGACGCCGGCGCGACGGTCGAGGAGACGGTGCTGTACGAGTTGGTCCGGCCGGCGGAGGCGGGCGAATCGGTCGCGATGGCCGCCGATGGCGCACTCGATGGCGCACTCTTTACCGCGTCGATGACCGTCCAGAATTTCGTCGCGATCGCGCGCGACCGTGACGTGCTTGATGCGGTCCGCGAGGGCCTCGCGGACGCGGTCGTCGGGGCGATCGGAGAGCCGACCGCGCGGGCGGCCCGCGAGGCCGGCCTGAGCGTCGACGTCGTTCCGAGCGAGGCGGATGCTGACGCGCTCGCGGATGCGGTGTGTGACCGACTCCGCGAGTGAGTCGGTAACGCCGGCCGCGACCCAAACACCCGTCCGATCGGCCTGCGATCCGAGCGTATGGGAGACGACCGCCTCGCGGTCTGGTGTGCGGGCGAGGAGTGGTGTCCAGTCACCGCGACCGCGACCGTCATCGGCAAGAAGTGGCATCCGGCGATCGTCCACCGCCTGCTCGCGGCCGAACCGCTCGGGTTCAACGCGCTCCAGGCGGAAGTCGGCGGCATCTCCGGGAAGGTGCTCTCGGAGGCCCTCGAAGATCTCGAAGAGAAACGCATCGTCGAGCGCCGCGTCGTCGAGCAGAAACCCGTCCGCGTCGAGTACTCGCTGACCGATCTGGGTCGGTCGCTCGAACCGGTCGTCGCCGCGATGGGCGAGTGGGGGACCCGTCACCTCGAAGACGCCGCCGACCCGGAGAACGCCGTCGAAGCGGTGACCGACCGGTAACCGAGTTACCAGTCAGTTAGCGTATACTTTTGTGGCCGCCGGTCGACGCTCCCACGAGGTCATCACGATGGCGACCGAACAGGCGACCGGACGAGAGGTACAGAACGCGAACCTTCGCGCGTGGCTCGCGGGCGCTGCCGGCGGCGTCGTTGGCAGTCTCGGCTTCGGCGCGATCATGTACGCGATCATGGCACCACCGTTGCTCACGATGGCGATCCCGGCGATGTACGGCATCGCGGGCCCGGCCCCCGCGATCGGGTGGGTCATCCACGTCTTTCATGGCGTGACGCTCGCGATCGCGTACGTCGCGATCGTCAGTTTCAGCCCGCTCGACGCGCTCGCCCGGCGACTCGACGGCGCGATCGGCCTCGGAATCGCCTACGGCGTACTGACGACGATCGGTCTCGCCGTCGTCGTGATGCCGCTGTGGCTCTCGGCGGTCGGCTTCGCCGGGGCCCCGGCGTTCCCGAACGTCTCGGTTCCGGGAACACTCTATTCGACGCTCGGCCACGTCGTCTACGCGATCCCGGTCGCGGTCGCGTACGCGCTGGTCACCGAGTAGGGTCGGTCTGGCCGGCCGTCGGCCGACGGAAGTCGTCGACTGTCTCCAGGCGTGTATCTGGCTGACTGGTGCGATCCTCGGACGGTAACGCGTCGATCCGACGACTTTAGTGGCACCGCCGCGCAAGCCGCGCGTATGCAGGTACTCGTCGTGGGAGCGGGGGCGATGGGCCGGTGGTTCGGCCACTGTCTCCGCGCCCACGACTCCTCGTTCGACATCCGGGTCTTCGACGCCGATCCAGCGGCGGCCCAGGCCGCCGCCGAGGCCCTCTCGGCCGGCGTCGACGACGGCGGGCCGGTCGATCTGGTCTGTGTCGCCGTGCCGATCCCCGTCACGGCGGAGGCGATCGCCGCGCACGCCGACCGCGCTCGCGACGCGGTGATCGACCTCGCGGGCGTGATGGCCGACCCGCTCGATGCGATGGCCGACGCCGCGCCGGACCTGGAGCGCGCGAGCTTTCACCCACTCTTTGCGCCGGCGAACGCCCCGGGGACGGTCGCCGCGTGCGTGGCTCACCCGGGCCCGACGATCGATCGCGTTCGCGCGGCGATGGCCGATCGTGGGAACACGGTCTTCGAGACCGACGCCGCGACCCACGACGACGCGATGGCGACGGTGCAGGCCAGTGCCCACGCCGCCGTCCTCGCCTTCGGCCTCGCCGCCGAGTCGGTCGATTCGCGGTTCCACACGCCTGTCTCGCGGAGCCTCTTCGACGCGCTGGAGGCCGTCACCGGCGGGGAAGCCCGCGTGTACGCCGACATCCAGGCGACCTTTCCGGGGGCGGATCGCGTTGCCGACGCCGCCGCGCGGATCGCTGACGCCGATCGCGACGCTTTCGACGAGTGCTATCGCGAGGCGAGCGAGGCGCTCGACCGATGAACGCCGACCGGCGCGCACAGGTGCGCGACGCCGCGAAGTATCTTCGTGCGGTCCGCCCGCTCGATCCCGCAGAACTCGCGACCTACGTCGAGGGCCAGCCCCATCCCGCGGCGGTCCGACAGGTGCTTCGCGAGTCCGCGGTCGCACTGGGGGTTCGCGAGCGCGAGGACGGCACGTTCGTCCCCGTCGACGACGAACCGATCGCCCCGCCCGATCGGCCAATTACGGTCCCCGAGGACCGCCTGCGCGCGATCGAAGACTGCCTCGTCGAGACCTTCGGCCCGGACTGGCACCGCGGGGAATCGGGCGTTCGGCT belongs to Halococcoides cellulosivorans and includes:
- the cobA gene encoding uroporphyrinogen-III C-methyltransferase, with amino-acid sequence MTADRSGVGTVHLVGSGPGDPELLTLKARRLIDSADVVMHDALPGPEIIATIPEEAAEDVGKRANGERTPQSEIDDRIVAHAEAGREVVRLKGGDPTVFGRAGAELSTCIAAKIPVEVVPGVTSAIAGPALAGIPVTHRDHASSVTVVTGHEAPDADAPPIDWEALAQSGGTIVVLMGVGSLDEYTAALADGGLDPSTPVALIERASWPDQRAVTGTLETIVGVRDREGVEPPAVTVIGDVVEAIES
- a CDS encoding uroporphyrinogen-III synthase encodes the protein MRPRVAIFRPDDGRLEATADRIRAHDCEPVCDPMLAVEPTGATPPAADLVVVTSVTGARLLDEADWPADAPIAAIGPATADALRAHGYRVDVVPGTYSSAGLVTALADRVAGDRVVLARSDRGSGVLPEGLRDAGATVEETVLYELVRPAEAGESVAMAADGALDGALFTASMTVQNFVAIARDRDVLDAVREGLADAVVGAIGEPTARAAREAGLSVDVVPSEADADALADAVCDRLRE
- a CDS encoding winged helix-turn-helix transcriptional regulator, with product MGDDRLAVWCAGEEWCPVTATATVIGKKWHPAIVHRLLAAEPLGFNALQAEVGGISGKVLSEALEDLEEKRIVERRVVEQKPVRVEYSLTDLGRSLEPVVAAMGEWGTRHLEDAADPENAVEAVTDR
- a CDS encoding prephenate dehydrogenase/arogenate dehydrogenase family protein → MQVLVVGAGAMGRWFGHCLRAHDSSFDIRVFDADPAAAQAAAEALSAGVDDGGPVDLVCVAVPIPVTAEAIAAHADRARDAVIDLAGVMADPLDAMADAAPDLERASFHPLFAPANAPGTVAACVAHPGPTIDRVRAAMADRGNTVFETDAATHDDAMATVQASAHAAVLAFGLAAESVDSRFHTPVSRSLFDALEAVTGGEARVYADIQATFPGADRVADAAARIADADRDAFDECYREASEALDR